The genomic segment cctgtaccctgcgcacctatgcagaatgccacgcaaatatcccctgaacgtttgccacatttctgccatacatttccctgagaacatctgttcccaatttatgattccaagttcctgcccaatTACTTCATATTTCTCCTcactcctaacttgtctgttcctacgtcgctctaatgctatggtaaaggagacagaattgtgataactatctccaaaatgctattccactgagagatctgacacttgaccaggttcatttcccaataccagatcaagtacagcttctcctcttgtaggcttatctacatattatatcgggaaaccttcctgaatacacctagcaaactccacctcatctgaAGCCCTTGCTCTAGGGTGATTGCAATCaatattttggaaattaaaaCCTCCCGCCACGCCAACCCGGTTATTCTTGCATCTTtacagaatctgtctccccatcTGCTGCTCGATGTccatgttactattgggtggtcgatAAAAAAacgcccagtagagttattgacctcttcctgtttataacttccacccacagagactcagtaggcaatccctccataacttcctcctttcctgcaaccgtgacattatctctgaccagcagtgccacgcccaccccttttgtcttcctccctgttctttctgaaacacctaaatcCTGGCACTCTAGGTAACCACTTCTGAACATGCAATAGATACTCCCCTGGATCTTTAAAGAACAACTTCTCTACTAGTTTGCCATTCTCTAATGTAACTGTTTATACAATCCATGCTTTCCTACGTTCCCTGTCTCACTCGAATACGTTGAATGAATGGCTACTGAGAAAACATGCCTGCATCGTTTAGCGCCAGATCACCGGTGTTTTTCTCAGAACTCTCAACTCTCTAAGAAGATGATATAAACGGTATTTGCTGGCCCCGGATACATGGTGAAGACTAAAATGTCATTTTCAAGATCCGTTACACAATAAACGTCTATGTAGAGTATACCTGTTATTtggaaaccccacacacccctggcaggatcctaatgcgctgtgaaaccctgcacatctctggcagggtactgacacaccgctagacaccacacacccctggcaggatccTAATGCGCTGTGAAACCCTGCACATCTCTGGCAGGGTATTGACACACTGCTAGACACCACAGACCCCTGGCAGGATCCTAATGCGCTGTGAAACCCTGCACATCTCTGGCAGGGTACTGACACACCGCTAGACACCACAGACCCCTGGCAGGATCCTAATGCGCTGTGAAACCCTGCACATCTCTGGCAGGGTACTGACCCACCgctagacaccacacacccctggcaggatcctaatgcgctgtgaaaccctgcacatctctggcagggtagtgacacaccgctagacaccacacacccctggcaggatccTAATGCGCTGTGAAACCCTGCACATCTCGGGCAGGGTACTGACACACCGCTAGACACCACACGCCCCTGGCAGCATCCTAATGCGCTGTGAAACCCTGCACATCTCTGGCAGGGTACTGACACACCgctagacaccacacacccctggcaggatccTAATGCTCTGTGAAACCCTGCACATCTCTGGCAGGGTACTGACACACCgctagacaccacacacccctggcaggatcctaatgcgctgtgaaaccctgcacatctctggcagggtactgacacaccgctagacaccacacacccctggcaggggcTGACACGCTGCGAGACTCCACAAGCCTGTTGCCGTCTACCTACACGCTGCGAGATGCCATACACTCCTGCAAGAGCCGTCACACAATGTGAAACCCTTTAACTACTTTACAAGGCTCTGGAGCACTCTGAGGTCCCGCACACTCCTGTCAGGATCCTGACATACCGTGAGGTTTCACATTCTTCAGGTGTACTTTCACTGCAAGTAACTTTCCCACACCTCATCCAGACCAGGTCCTACATTGACATCGGCTATCCCTTATTTCAGGACGGGCTCGGGTTTCAGTGGGAGAGGTTTCGGGAATAATGAACACAACTCAAGTTCTGAGATGGTTATGAATAAAGAGAGGTCTGCAGCTTAGGTGATACACAGGGTGGGGATGTTAAATTGGggaaggcagattaaatggtaGAAGTCAGGTGAGGAGCAACTGTTACAGGGCAAATCTCCGTCTGGTGAGAGTCGATATATATCAGCTGATCAGAATTTCGAACCGGCATGTTGCAAAGAGGATTAGAGCATAGTTTGTCACCGTCCCGTGACGGTGATGGGAAATGTTGTGAATTTAGTCTGCaaatgaaatatatggtttctgAAGCTGAGGTGAGACAATGAGTaatggagagggaagaagagtctCAAAGAGTCCAGTGGGgtatcgtcgtggctatccctcgaggtcgaggatgatggtcttcattctgaagaagtggtccccagagcgaagacgcctgtgcgtgaaTTTGTTTAACgaatacttgatgttgcactccaagaagcacacaatacttcacaaatcaaccaactgattccaatggcatggaaaccacgacgattggagctggtggatttgttgcagccttcatccgccttcacagccgttgagtggggtatagatcagttgcagaggcGAGTGggcaaatagcagatggagtttaatccagaaaagtgtgaaggtaTGGGGGATGTTTAAAGTAGCTGGCAGACGCTAACATCAttgaggtgcagagggagtttgTTGTCAATGTCCGTAGCTCGCTAGGTGTGACAACACAGGTAAATGAAGAAGATACGATCACATAGTTCACTTCATTGTACGGAGCACTAAGTCTATCGAAGCTTTAGGTTACagatgtataaaactttggtttggctgcacttggagaattggTTCAATTCTGTCggtccattacaggaaggatctggagaACTCGGAGAAGAGAGGTTTACCAGATGCTACCGGGATTGGAAATGATCCTGCTTTTCAAAATTTTAGTTCAATTTGAATAATAGATCTGTAGCAtccactctctccctttctccagaGCAGTGGTGTGCCTTGGGGATCGGTTTTGGGATCCctactgttcgtgatttttataaatgatctggatgaggaagtggagggatggtttagtaaatctgctgacgaCACGAAGTTTGAGGGTGTAGtgaatagtgtgaagggctgtcagagattacaacgagacattgatgggatgcaaaactgggctgagaagtggcaaatagagtttaacccagataagtgtgagatggtttatTTTGTTAgggcaaatatgatggcagaatatagcattaatggtaagattcttggaagtgtggaggatcagagggatcttggggtccgagttcataggacactcaaagctgcaatgtaagttgactctgtggttaagaaggcatatggtgcattggccttcatcagtcgtgggattgattTTAAGAACCAAgatgtaatattacagctatacaagacagtGGTAAgagtccacttggagtactgtactcaattctggtcgcctcagtacaggaaggacgtggaaaccatagaaaaggtgcagaggagatttacaaagatgtttcctAGATTGGGTAGAATGCCTTACAGTATGAGTGTGCTCGGACttgtttccttggagcgacggaggatgagaagtgacctgatagaggtgtacaagataatgagaggcattgatcgagtggatagtcaaagacttttccccagggctgaaatggctagcacgagagcgcatagttttaaggtgcttggaagtaggtacagaggagatgtcaggggtaagttttctttcgcagagagtggtgagtgcgtggaatgggctgccggcgacgttAGTGGAAGCGGAAACAGTAGGGTCTTCTGAGAAACTCCTGGATGGcgacatggagctgagaaaagtagagggctatggataaagcctaggtaattctaaggtagtgacatgttcggcacagaattgttggctgaagagtctgtattgttctctaggttttctatgtctctatgtttttattctccctgtcctgctgagtatttcccgtGTATACTGTTTAGTGGACATGAGACTGCAGATCTGCAGGCCCGGACATTCTTCTGGATGATCTCGGTGAGTTGTCCAGCATCCGTGGTATAGTAGGGTGAATAAATTATTTATGTTTGATTAGAAACGCTGATTGTCTGAGTCAGCTTTGCGAGACCTTGACAGCTGACCCCCACCACCCCTACAACGTTGCTGATCGACATGCAGTAggtttcttttgttttattctgttacgtaccccgtaactgggttgccaaaccagcagaaatggaccacttagttggagtctggtttaacagaaattaataaagttttattaaagaaataagtaacacagtactctaatcgtaaggatgtaaatgaaacaggttagcaatgataatacacacgtgtacacagaactagggtaacagGAATCAGCCAagttctatcgcagtctaggggtaaaatgatcagtctcaagtgacgcagagttcagttcagcttagtacagtttgcagtaatcgctgttgtgctgttggagagagagagagaatgcaaattttgattcaaacagacctttgatgttcttcgcagttagctttcgggcgaacccatttatgtcttctgtggtcaccgactgtgatccctccgttctggatacgaccgttcttccgcggtgaacccggcacccaggcaagggcgggcacacacaccaggttcccgccaccctgtcagtctatggtcggttccctcgaaccagacctccaactttaaccaacttgtgggggcacaccgctcttccagggtctcgttatctcgtgatctcgtggtgtgtgtcgtgccttagcgaacctgttctttttatccccctgctggggtatcgcctgtccattaaacttcaaacagttcaggttcaaagcaatcgatctgtcaatatctgaaatgtctttctttctctttaatctcgctcttctctcttattagcattttgaatgtttctccattgttccccttatctctctcatcagcatcaatcttctgataacttggtttttcgtcacaattCTGATTCACTGCAACCAAATTTACTTTAGTGTATGAACATATTCTGATAAATTAAATTGATACAAGAGCTTTGTGCTGCACTATTTGTTGTTTGCTAAATTCTGAGTTGAGGCGTCTAACATTTTGACTCTTTctctgttcccatggaagatgttcaacagaaacacaaggagactctgcgggcacaaaccGAAACACTGAgcgtgaacacgatcctgatgacgGAGAAGGTGAATGtcttccagctggttgatcgatacgctgagatcacggtcatttctactattcgtgatcggagactggtggaacacGAGCTGCTGGcgagaggcagagaccacgaggagtggagaaAACAACATCTCCTCAGAGAGCTGGAAAAACTCCGGACTGATCAGTTgttccagagcagcttttcccAAAGTAAATGCAAATCTGGGAGTTCGGCAGCATTGGCTGGAGTCCCGGGGAtagggaaaacaacaatggtgcaaaagattgtttatgactgggccatggggaaaatataccaacaattccagtttgtcttcagtttcaaattcagggatttaaactccattaactgcagaataaacctgagggaactgattttggatcagtatccttactttgggaattTCCTGAGAGAGGTTTGGAAaaacccagagggattgctgtttatattcgatggcttggatgaattcaaacataaaattgattttgctgacagtcggagAGATACAGAACCTCAGCACAAGTGCCCAGATCCCGAGTGGTGGTGTGAAGTGTcggatattgtgtacagtttaatccagcacaagctgctGCCAGGGTGTTCAGTACTGGTGACCACCCGACCCACTGTGTTACATTTATTAGAAAAGGCAGAAATCAatgtctgggctgaaatcctgggatttgtcgATGAAGAACGGAAGGGATATTTCATGAGGCATTTTGAAGATAAGACGGTAGcagaagctgttttcaaacatgtggaggagaacgagatcctgtacaccatgagctacaatccctcctactgctggatcctcgctctggcactgggaCCCTTCTTCGCAAAAAGAGACAGGGACCCccagcgagttcccaagaccataACCCAACTctattcctactatatttacaacatcctgaaaaaccacggccgtgagattgagaacccccttgacgtgttactcagggttggtcagatggccttcagaggtgTGTTTGACAAGAAGATTGTATTTACAAATGGAGATTTAATCAACTACAATCTGAAGCCTTCCCAGTTCTTGTCTGGGTTCTtaatggagcttttggagagagaggattctccCCGAtgtgtggtgtacacattcccacacctcaccatccaggagtTTGTAGCGGCACTCGCACAGTTCCTGAATCCGCATCCCGGggatatcctgaaattcctcactgaagcccacaacACAACAGATGGCCGATTTGAGGTgtttctccgttttgttgctggcctctcctctccaatgacagctcggggcctggaggagtttctgggaCCATTTCCCCGtcaaacaacctgccgggtgattgactgggtgagggaggaggttaaacgccagagtggaaacacgaggagtgaagctggtaaaaggagcctcctgaacacactgcactacctgtttgagtctcagaattgTGGGCTGGCTCAGGCCGCACTGGAatctgtggaaacactttcattcagtagaatgacactgaccccgattgactgtgcggtcctgtctcatgtcatcggactctgtgatacaataaaacatatcGACCTAGTTGGctgccacattcagtgtgaaggaatccagcggctggtACCTGGGCTGCACAAATGCCAGGAGTTGGGGTAACTTCACTTATTTCTCAGTCTGATCTGTGAAAGTATttcattattttgttttaatgtaaagGTAAAGCAGATTATGAGTTTTTGTGACAAATTAATAGACAATCGGTCAGTAAATCAAGAACGGGAGTGCCCTATGGTTTCGTGTATAGAGATGTTGGAGACTTCAGATGAGCGAACAATGGCCGTTGGTTTAATGGTAGTAAATCACATGAATGGCCGTGTTTCTCACTGCATGTGACACGTCAATTGACAATGTTCCTTCTCACTGTCACTGACATCGACACCGacactgactgcagcaggtgTGACGGATCTGCGCACCCTCTTCCCGATGAAGTACAAGAGAGGATCAGAGGAATGTcccagtgagagggagagaaatacCCGAGATTATCCTTCCCAACCCCTCTCCCCGCGTGTGACTATCACgatcactccaacagtgtgactttgTTCACTGCCAGATACCCAACACTCATGTGGGCATCACCTCTTCCAATTgtggggttcaattctgaccaacCCTCCCCGTGCGATCTACGTCTGCATCACATCCTGTTGTGGAATCTTGCTTCCCCATCTGCCTTCCTCCTATGGGATCTCTCTTCTTCATCCCCCTTTCCTCctatgggatctctcttccccattccctttcctccTATGGGATCTGTCTTTGCCATATCCTCTTCGTCTTGTGGGATGGCTCTTTACCTATCTTCCTTCATTGTGGGATCTCGCTTCCCTATCCCACTTCCTCCTCTGGGATCTATCCTCTGCATACAtttttcctcctgtgggatctctcttctccATTCTCCTTCCTCCTGTGGTAATTATCCactccatcccccttcctcctgtggcatCTGTCTTccacatcccccttcctcctgtgggatttcTTTTCTCCATTTCCCGTCCTCCCATGGAATCCCTCTTCTCCACCCCCCTCGTCCTGTGGGGATATCtctttcccatctcccttccttcTGTGGCATCTTTCTTCTCTATTCCCCTTCCTTCCCGTGGTATCTCTATTCCACAtctcccttcctcctgtgggattacTCTGCCTATCCCTTTTGCCCTGGCGGGCTTTTCTTCCACCATCTCCCATGGACACGTTCTCATCCACAACTCTTCCTCCCTGTGGGACTTTTTCCAGCCTTTCAACGCTGCAGCTTTCTACCATCTCGTCAGGATTTTTTTCCTAACGTCGGGGACTGAGACAGAATATAGAAAGTTTACAGAGTCACACCGACAGGCTAAATTACTAACATTcggagctgggcagtgagggacattgacagtcATGTGAATTGGTCAGTGATTTAttgaagggtttaatgtttcctgaaataccGAGTGAGAGGAATTCCCTCAGAACCACTGTCTGAATCAAtttgttcatcaatttgtctgtttgtgtttagGCTTGGGatgaataaactgggagattcaggagtgaaactgctgTCTGCAGCTCTGAGGAATcgagagtgtaaaatacagacactATGGTAAGTGTCAGAAAGGGATATTGCGGTTATAGTCACTGGgtatctgacactgaacattaaggtgatcagtaattgtattactgataaacactgggaatttctaccgtctcctgtctctctgtggcctttacccacactctccctttcATCCACAGGCTGAGcaatgtcggtctcacagattctggtgccaagCATCTTGCCTCCGCTCTCAGCACAAACCCTTCACTGACGAAGCTGAACCTGAATGAAAATGAACTAGGAGATTCAGgggtgaaactggtgtctgaggCTCTGACGAACTCGGAGTGTAAAATCcagaaactgtggtaagtgtaagactgtgggagattgtctttacagtcactgggtgtctgacgctgaacattaatgtgatcagtaattgtctAATTGGTCAACATTCGAGATTCATAGCGTCCACTGTCTCTcggtgtccttcaccctcactccctCATCTCCAGGTTGTACAAGGTCGGTCTCACTGATGCTGGTGTCGatgatctcgtctccgctctcagtgcAACCCAATCACTGGCAGAGCTGGATCTGGGATCAAACTCGCTCACAGACCAATCTGTCCCCGCTCTTCGCCGCCTCATACTGGCCCTCCCGAATCTGGAGCGGATCTGGTGAGTGATTGTGTTCATATTCAATGTCataaaatatcagcggatccGCCGGGTTTCCGCTTGTGTTTGTCTGTGAATGTTGTTGAAACATTAACCCTAGTCCTCtgttgctgacactgttgtgtaatTTGTTATTTCCTCTTCACTCTTCCATCTGTTTCAGGCTGTGGGACAATCGGATCAGTTGGACCGGGGAAGAGGAACTGAAGtctctgcaggaactcagatCCGGACTGAGTCTGATACtgtgaacatctgaatgtgtgCACATCCCCACCCACAGTTTGACAGACTCTCCGCCCACCCCCTCCCCCGCGCCTTTAATGGACCGTGACAGATTTAATTCCCAAAGTTTCTGACGGACCCCGTCTCCAGCAGCGCGCTCTGTGACGTCAGAGTCAGTTCCAGAGACGTAATTCCACCTCCGGATCAGCGGAACTGCCTCCGATGTATGTTCAGTTCGGAGAGCTCCCCCAGGCAGTAA from the Mobula birostris isolate sMobBir1 chromosome 13, sMobBir1.hap1, whole genome shotgun sequence genome contains:
- the LOC140207666 gene encoding NACHT, LRR and PYD domains-containing protein 3-like produces the protein MEGVVHGMSLALTFENQFSEEEHRKISDLADKGELADGSKLLLSLVIERGSRARRVMWESFVKMRNGVPKLDKILKEIQEYGCAPYERSDPAQGLREIPSELKDVQQKHKETLRAQTETLSVNTILMTEKVNVFQLVDRYAEITVISTIRDRRLVEHELLARGRDHEEWRKQHLLRELEKLRTDQLFQSSFSQSKCKSGSSAALAGVPGIGKTTMVQKIVYDWAMGKIYQQFQFVFSFKFRDLNSINCRINLRELILDQYPYFGNFLREVWKNPEGLLFIFDGLDEFKHKIDFADSRRDTEPQHKCPDPEWWCEVSDIVYSLIQHKLLPGCSVLVTTRPTVLHLLEKAEINVWAEILGFVDEERKGYFMRHFEDKTVAEAVFKHVEENEILYTMSYNPSYCWILALALGPFFAKRDRDPQRVPKTITQLYSYYIYNILKNHGREIENPLDVLLRVGQMAFRGVFDKKIVFTNGDLINYNLKPSQFLSGFLMELLEREDSPRCVVYTFPHLTIQEFVAALAQFLNPHPGDILKFLTEAHNTTDGRFEVFLRFVAGLSSPMTARGLEEFLGPFPRQTTCRVIDWVREEVKRQSGNTRSEAGKRSLLNTLHYLFESQNCGLAQAALESVETLSFSRMTLTPIDCAVLSHVIGLCDTIKHIDLVGCHIQCEGIQRLVPGLHKCQELGLGMNKLGDSGVKLLSAALRNRECKIQTLWLSNVGLTDSGAKHLASALSTNPSLTKLNLNENELGDSGVKLVSEALTNSECKIQKLWLYKVGLTDAGVDDLVSALSATQSLAELDLGSNSLTDQSVPALRRLILALPNLERIWLWDNRISWTGEEELKSLQELRSGLSLIL